The following proteins are encoded in a genomic region of Micropterus dolomieu isolate WLL.071019.BEF.003 ecotype Adirondacks linkage group LG04, ASM2129224v1, whole genome shotgun sequence:
- the LOC123970427 gene encoding uncharacterized protein LOC123970427 isoform X1, with product MRSTVMKNLQTLNLLPILALASLFVKISESISLRPVLTGPDMAYLGSRVAFRCIAPDSSPPNAYELMRDGGVRVATVTVLQGDQPALFFLKIAATSEGSYHCKATAGRTTGVSNSIKLSVIIPPAITRVTSEPSPPVAYEGSHIVLSCNVTKGSHLSYTWFFNRKEVTSSTSPFFHITENKLVIEELTPELAGNYYCMAWSRVQDIRRFSSSSEVQVTVKVYVSKPRISFCISKEGASYIGNVTCWSTRGSPPVNFSLSIDDKEVGSVSATESLAVWFPVAMVPGLDMGVARCRVNTEVQDLMSEPVALEVVPVGGDVKVEVEYLYRDDSKLAVARLNCHVSRGTFPYISWLLNNSIFPSETHVDSHIPPVLSHCALADHGRTLVLAKLGPEESGYYSCRVRDSYDDSGPWVESASVLVQVTEVFMTTIEAISIGFCCFLLVTLAVGVGCVYKMLDHKRVCVPSSPSSDAHRLPAPTSLSRSRQGTTSVTFPELPRYLDIQLRRVRDYVFQLNYIILSCLQIKIQILNDV from the exons GCGAATCAATCTCTCTTCGCCCAGTGCTGACTGGCCCTGACATGGCCTACCTCGGCTCAAGGGTGGCTTTCCGGTGTATTGCGCCGGACTCCTCTCCGCCAAACGCCTACGAGCTGATGAGGGATGGTGGTGTCCGGGTTGCCACAGTCACTGTCCTTCAAGGGGACCAACCTGCATTATTCTTCCTTAAGATCGCTGCAACATCAGAGGGGTCATACCACTGCAAGGCGACTGCAGGAAGAACCACAGGAGTCAGCAACAGCATCAAGCTGAGTGTAATCA TTCCACCAGCAATAACCAGAGTGACTTCTGAACCCTCTCCCCCAGTCGCATACGAGGGGTCACACATTGTACTGAGCTGCAACGTTACAAAGGGCTCCCACCTTTCCTACACCTGGTTTTTCAATAGGAAGGAAGTCACATCTTCAACATCTCCCTTCTTCCACATCACTGAGAACAAGCTAGTGATTGAGGAGTTGACTCCAGAGCTTGCTGGGAACTATTATTGCATGGCTTGGTCCAGGGTGCAGGACATCAGGAGGTTTTCCAGCAGCTCAGAGGTCCAGGTGACTGTCAAAG TCTATGTTTCAAAACCAAGGATCTCTTTCTGCATCTCCAAAGAGGGAGCCAGTTACATTGGCAACGTGACCTGCTGGTCAACAAGAGGGAGTCCTCCAGTCAACTTCTCTCTTTCAATAGATGACAAGGAAGTGGGATCTGTCTCAGCAACTGAATCCCTCGCTGTCTGGTTCCCTGTCGCAATGGTACCCGGGCTGGACATGGGTGTGGCTCGATGTCGGGTGAATACTGAGGTGCAGGACTTGATGAGTGAGCCTGTGGCTCTAGAAGTGG TCCCTGTCGGAGGTGATGTGAAAGTGGAGGTGGAGTATCTCTACAGAGATGACTCCAAACTGGCGGTTGCCAGGCTGAACTGTCATGTCAGCAGAGGAACTTTCCCTTACATCTCCTGGCTCTTGAACAACTCTATCTTCCCCTCTGAGACGCATGTAGACTCTCATATTCCGCCCGTCCTGTCTCACTGTGCTCTTGCTGACCATGGACGAACCCTTGTTCTGGCCAAGCTCGGCCCAGAGGAGTCTGGTTATTACAGCTGCAGGGTCAGGGACAGCTACGATGACTCAGGGCCCTGGGTGGAGAGTGCTTCCGTGCTAGTCCAAGTCACAG AGGTCTTCATGACCACCATAGAGGCCATTAGTATAGGGTTCTGCTGCTTCCTTCTCGTGACGTTGGCAGTGGGTGTAGGCTGTGTGTACAAGATGTTGGACCACAAGCGAG TGTGTGTGCCTTCCAGTCCCAGTTCTGATGCACATCGTCTGCCTGCACCCACGTCTCTGTCAAGAAGCAGACAGG GCACGACAAGTGTGACTTTCCCTGAGCTGCCACGTTACTTGGACATTCAGTTAAGAAGAGTTAGAGATTATGTTTTTCAGCTAAACTACATTATACTGTCATGTTTGCAAATAAAAATTCaaattttaaatgatgtttga
- the syngr2b gene encoding synaptogyrin-2b, whose amino-acid sequence MEETGGASAYGVSLAGGGFDFYKFVRQPQTIVRLLSWIFAIVVFGCITTEGYINTLHSPEAKCIFNQNDSACQYAVGIGVIAFLACVAFLMLDVYLPFMSNAQERKYIVIADLSFSGAWTFLWFVCFCLLASQWGRTHNVGSIPEDAARATVAFSFFSIATWGILTYFALGRFRRGVNEVTIPTYTEPPPDHHTSYPPTYAPTSYNPTPYTPTTYTAYPSSVADMHQQPPYTPNAQLQGDAGYQPPSY is encoded by the exons ATGGAGGAGACGGGCGGTGCAAGTGCGTACGGGGTTTCGCTCGCAGGTGGAGGCTTCGACTTCTACAAGTTTGTCCGACAGCCGCAAACCATCGTGCGGCTGCTGAGCTGG ATATTTGCCATAGTGGTCTTCGGCTGCATCACAACAGAGGGATACATCAACACTCTCCACAGTCCTGAGGCAAAGTGCATCTTCAACCAGAATGACTCGGCATGTCAGTACGCTGTTGGCATTGGGGTGATTGCCTTCCTGGCATGTGTGGCCTTCCTGATGTTGGATGTTTACCTGCCTTTTATGAGCAACGCTCAGGAAAGGAAGTATATTGTCATAGCAGACCTGTCATTCTCAG ggGCGTGGACCTTcctgtggtttgtgtgtttctgcttgTTGGCCAGTCAGTGGGGTCGCACTCACAATGTCGGTAGTATCCCTGAGGACGCTGCACGCGCCACCGTGGCCTTCTCATTCTTCTCTATCGCCACCTGG GGAATCTTGACCTACTTTGCCCTGGGTCGTTTCCGTCGTGGCGTTAATGAAGTTACCATCCCAACCTACACGGAGCCACCACCAGATCACCACACCTCCTACCCTCCAACCTATGCCCCCACCTCCTACAACCCCACTCCCTATACCCCTACCACTTACACAGCCTATCCCAGCAGTGTGGCCGACATGCACCAGCAGCCTCCCTACACCCCGAACGCCCAGCTGCAAGGAGACGCCGGCTACCAGCCGCCCAGCTACTGA
- the si:dkey-93h22.7 gene encoding platelet endothelial cell adhesion molecule, whose product MFLSACVFFFLPKVLQLSIQNCQNSCIIELSVIIFQVFFTLSSRMFASLFVVILGLCYCSKESSQFILGRPRLFGPSEALVGEVLDLHCELGIYPKNESILLQLFKEGVRDKLFGEYSSLNGVVANFPLVIKQSLEGNLECVAKGQNNSNIEPTVSYTHYLRVVEPVVGAAVIVDSGPVEFFEGKTLKLSCKLKAGNYVSYKWLLNDKLLPQSPLHYAADQHLSIYRTTPKDSGSYMCVATNHFNKTVFTSNSSGVSITVKDVVSNPDLSFTVSKEGSNEYFAMVTCQSTRGTLPVTFSLYNRTEVIANATVEARKATFKVPLVLGQHLGRLQCQANNGDRIGYSGFIPLEVVPVGGPVMMHYDYDVGENYAVIGLRLYCKAAKGSLPRYQWFLNRTLLHDQGSFYYVVNQPPEQSILLLSVGRSSAGTYHCEVSDSYDNTTAISSKRKYLDKEVLNRIPVLVVAVVFGCFTFLVFLISVCCWTGVLFRRRRYGEKSLLSLEMERMTPAYEDELELSEYNEDADVVNTARDGEFDQESSDASLD is encoded by the exons ATGTTTCTAAGTgcgtgtgtatttttttttttacccaaagtGCTTCAACTCTCAATTCAAAACTGTCAAAACTCCTGCATTATAGAGCTAAGCGTAATCatatttcaagtgttcttcACGCTTTCTTCAAGAATGTTTGCTTCCCTCTTTGTGGTCATACTGG GGTTGTGCTACTGTAGCAAGGAGAGCA gTCAGTTCATTCTGGGGCGCCCACGACTGTTTGGCCCTTCGGAGGCTTTGGTGGGAGAAGTTCTGGATCTTCACTGTGAACTGGGGATCTACCCAAAGAATGAATCTATCCTGTTGCAGTTATTcaa GGAGGGTGTCCGTGACAAGCTGTTCGGCGAATACTCCTCCCTGAATGGGGTGGTTGCAAACTTCCCCTTGGTGATCAAACAATCCCTCGAAGGAAACCTGGAGTGTGTGGCCAAAGGGCAGAACAACTCTAACATAGAGCCCACTGTCAGCTACACACACTACCTGAGGGTTGTTG AACCAGTGGTCGGTGCAGCAGTTATCGTCGATTCAGGTCCAGTGGAGTTCTTTGAGGGGAAGACTCTGAAGCTGAGCTGTAAACTTAAAGCTGGAAATTATGTCTCCTACAAGTGGCTGCTGAATGATAAGCTTCTCCCTCAGTCTCCTCTCCACTATGCTGCAGATCAGCATCTCTCCATCTACAG AACTACTCCTAAAGACAGCGGCTCCTACATGTGTGTCGCCACCAACCACTTCAACAAAACAGTCTTCACCTCCAACAGCTCTGGAGTTTCCATCACAGTCAAAG ACGTGGTGTCAAACCCTGACCTCTCCTTCACCGTGTCAAAAGAGGGCTCCAACGAGTATTTTGCCATGGTCACCTGTCAGTCAACGAGAGGGACTCTGCCTGTCACCTTTTCACTATACAACAGGACAGAAGTGATTGCCAATGCGACAGTTGAAGCGCGAAAGGCCACATTTAAGGTTCCTCTGGTCTTGGGCCAGCACTTGGGAAGGCTCCAGTGCCAGGCAAACAATGGAGATCGGATTGGATACAGTGGGTTTATTCCCCTAGAAGTTG TCCCGGTTGGCGGGCCTGTGATGATGCATTACGACTATGACGTTGGAGAAAACTATGCTGTAATCGGCCTTAGGCTCTACTGCAAGGCCGCGAAGGGTTCTCTTCCACGGTACCAGTGGTTCCTCAACAGAACCCTTCTGCATGACCAAGGAAGCTTCTACTATGTGGTCAACCAGCCCCCAGAACAATCTATACTCTTGCTGTCTGTAGGGAGGAGCAGTGCTGGGACGTACCACTGTGAAGTGTCAGACAGCTATGACAACACCACCGCTATAAGCAGCAAGAGGAAGTATTTGGATAAAGAAG TGCTGAATCGGATTCCCGTCTTGGTGGTGGCAGTTGTGTTTGGATGTTTCACATTCCTGGTTTTTCTGATCTCTGTTTGTTGTTGGACCGGAGTGCTGTTCA GGCGAAGGCGGTACGGAGAGAAGTCTCT GTTGAGCTTGGAGATGGAGAGAATGACTCCTGCATATGAGGACGAGCTG GAATTGTCAGAGTACAATGAGGATGCTGATGTGGTGAATACAGCCAGAGATGGTGAATTTGATCAG GAGTCTTCTGATGCCTCCTTGGATTAA
- the LOC123970427 gene encoding putative pregnancy-specific beta-1-glycoprotein 7 isoform X3 produces MRSTVMKNLQTLNLLPILALASLFVKISESISLRPVLTGPDMAYLGSRVAFRCIAPDSSPPNAYELMRDGGVRVATVTVLQGDQPALFFLKIAATSEGSYHCKATAGRTTGVSNSIKLSVIIPPAITRVTSEPSPPVAYEGSHIVLSCNVTKGSHLSYTWFFNRKEVTSSTSPFFHITENKLVIEELTPELAGNYYCMAWSRVQDIRRFSSSSEVQVTVKVYVSKPRISFCISKEGASYIGNVTCWSTRGSPPVNFSLSIDDKEVGSVSATESLAVWFPVAMVPGLDMGVARCRVNTEVQDLMSEPVALEVVPVGGDVKVEVEYLYRDDSKLAVARLNCHVSRGTFPYISWLLNNSIFPSETHVDSHIPPVLSHCALADHGRTLVLAKLGPEESGYYSCRVRDSYDDSGPWVESASVLVQVTEVFMTTIEAISIGFCCFLLVTLAVGVGCVYKMLDHKRVCVPSSPSSDAHRLPAPTSLSRSRQGNTPSSDYDFQNQTAEITV; encoded by the exons GCGAATCAATCTCTCTTCGCCCAGTGCTGACTGGCCCTGACATGGCCTACCTCGGCTCAAGGGTGGCTTTCCGGTGTATTGCGCCGGACTCCTCTCCGCCAAACGCCTACGAGCTGATGAGGGATGGTGGTGTCCGGGTTGCCACAGTCACTGTCCTTCAAGGGGACCAACCTGCATTATTCTTCCTTAAGATCGCTGCAACATCAGAGGGGTCATACCACTGCAAGGCGACTGCAGGAAGAACCACAGGAGTCAGCAACAGCATCAAGCTGAGTGTAATCA TTCCACCAGCAATAACCAGAGTGACTTCTGAACCCTCTCCCCCAGTCGCATACGAGGGGTCACACATTGTACTGAGCTGCAACGTTACAAAGGGCTCCCACCTTTCCTACACCTGGTTTTTCAATAGGAAGGAAGTCACATCTTCAACATCTCCCTTCTTCCACATCACTGAGAACAAGCTAGTGATTGAGGAGTTGACTCCAGAGCTTGCTGGGAACTATTATTGCATGGCTTGGTCCAGGGTGCAGGACATCAGGAGGTTTTCCAGCAGCTCAGAGGTCCAGGTGACTGTCAAAG TCTATGTTTCAAAACCAAGGATCTCTTTCTGCATCTCCAAAGAGGGAGCCAGTTACATTGGCAACGTGACCTGCTGGTCAACAAGAGGGAGTCCTCCAGTCAACTTCTCTCTTTCAATAGATGACAAGGAAGTGGGATCTGTCTCAGCAACTGAATCCCTCGCTGTCTGGTTCCCTGTCGCAATGGTACCCGGGCTGGACATGGGTGTGGCTCGATGTCGGGTGAATACTGAGGTGCAGGACTTGATGAGTGAGCCTGTGGCTCTAGAAGTGG TCCCTGTCGGAGGTGATGTGAAAGTGGAGGTGGAGTATCTCTACAGAGATGACTCCAAACTGGCGGTTGCCAGGCTGAACTGTCATGTCAGCAGAGGAACTTTCCCTTACATCTCCTGGCTCTTGAACAACTCTATCTTCCCCTCTGAGACGCATGTAGACTCTCATATTCCGCCCGTCCTGTCTCACTGTGCTCTTGCTGACCATGGACGAACCCTTGTTCTGGCCAAGCTCGGCCCAGAGGAGTCTGGTTATTACAGCTGCAGGGTCAGGGACAGCTACGATGACTCAGGGCCCTGGGTGGAGAGTGCTTCCGTGCTAGTCCAAGTCACAG AGGTCTTCATGACCACCATAGAGGCCATTAGTATAGGGTTCTGCTGCTTCCTTCTCGTGACGTTGGCAGTGGGTGTAGGCTGTGTGTACAAGATGTTGGACCACAAGCGAG TGTGTGTGCCTTCCAGTCCCAGTTCTGATGCACATCGTCTGCCTGCACCCACGTCTCTGTCAAGAAGCAGACAGGGTAATACTCCCTCTTCAGACTATGATTTTCAGAATCAG aCTGCAGAGATCACAGTATGA
- the LOC123970427 gene encoding uncharacterized protein LOC123970427 isoform X2, whose amino-acid sequence MRSTVMKNLQTLNLLPILALASLFVKISESISLRPVLTGPDMAYLGSRVAFRCIAPDSSPPNAYELMRDGGVRVATVTVLQGDQPALFFLKIAATSEGSYHCKATAGRTTGVSNSIKLSVIIPPAITRVTSEPSPPVAYEGSHIVLSCNVTKGSHLSYTWFFNRKEVTSSTSPFFHITENKLVIEELTPELAGNYYCMAWSRVQDIRRFSSSSEVQVTVKVYVSKPRISFCISKEGASYIGNVTCWSTRGSPPVNFSLSIDDKEVGSVSATESLAVWFPVAMVPGLDMGVARCRVNTEVQDLMSEPVALEVVPVGGDVKVEVEYLYRDDSKLAVARLNCHVSRGTFPYISWLLNNSIFPSETHVDSHIPPVLSHCALADHGRTLVLAKLGPEESGYYSCRVRDSYDDSGPWVESASVLVQVTEVFMTTIEAISIGFCCFLLVTLAVGVGCVYKMLDHKRVCVPSSPSSDAHRLPAPTSLSRSRQDCRDHSMTQEEPALLHANCHYFI is encoded by the exons GCGAATCAATCTCTCTTCGCCCAGTGCTGACTGGCCCTGACATGGCCTACCTCGGCTCAAGGGTGGCTTTCCGGTGTATTGCGCCGGACTCCTCTCCGCCAAACGCCTACGAGCTGATGAGGGATGGTGGTGTCCGGGTTGCCACAGTCACTGTCCTTCAAGGGGACCAACCTGCATTATTCTTCCTTAAGATCGCTGCAACATCAGAGGGGTCATACCACTGCAAGGCGACTGCAGGAAGAACCACAGGAGTCAGCAACAGCATCAAGCTGAGTGTAATCA TTCCACCAGCAATAACCAGAGTGACTTCTGAACCCTCTCCCCCAGTCGCATACGAGGGGTCACACATTGTACTGAGCTGCAACGTTACAAAGGGCTCCCACCTTTCCTACACCTGGTTTTTCAATAGGAAGGAAGTCACATCTTCAACATCTCCCTTCTTCCACATCACTGAGAACAAGCTAGTGATTGAGGAGTTGACTCCAGAGCTTGCTGGGAACTATTATTGCATGGCTTGGTCCAGGGTGCAGGACATCAGGAGGTTTTCCAGCAGCTCAGAGGTCCAGGTGACTGTCAAAG TCTATGTTTCAAAACCAAGGATCTCTTTCTGCATCTCCAAAGAGGGAGCCAGTTACATTGGCAACGTGACCTGCTGGTCAACAAGAGGGAGTCCTCCAGTCAACTTCTCTCTTTCAATAGATGACAAGGAAGTGGGATCTGTCTCAGCAACTGAATCCCTCGCTGTCTGGTTCCCTGTCGCAATGGTACCCGGGCTGGACATGGGTGTGGCTCGATGTCGGGTGAATACTGAGGTGCAGGACTTGATGAGTGAGCCTGTGGCTCTAGAAGTGG TCCCTGTCGGAGGTGATGTGAAAGTGGAGGTGGAGTATCTCTACAGAGATGACTCCAAACTGGCGGTTGCCAGGCTGAACTGTCATGTCAGCAGAGGAACTTTCCCTTACATCTCCTGGCTCTTGAACAACTCTATCTTCCCCTCTGAGACGCATGTAGACTCTCATATTCCGCCCGTCCTGTCTCACTGTGCTCTTGCTGACCATGGACGAACCCTTGTTCTGGCCAAGCTCGGCCCAGAGGAGTCTGGTTATTACAGCTGCAGGGTCAGGGACAGCTACGATGACTCAGGGCCCTGGGTGGAGAGTGCTTCCGTGCTAGTCCAAGTCACAG AGGTCTTCATGACCACCATAGAGGCCATTAGTATAGGGTTCTGCTGCTTCCTTCTCGTGACGTTGGCAGTGGGTGTAGGCTGTGTGTACAAGATGTTGGACCACAAGCGAG TGTGTGTGCCTTCCAGTCCCAGTTCTGATGCACATCGTCTGCCTGCACCCACGTCTCTGTCAAGAAGCAGACAGG aCTGCAGAGATCACAGTATGACACAGGAGGAACCTGCACTTCTTCATGCAAactgtcattatttcatttaa
- the LOC123970427 gene encoding putative pregnancy-specific beta-1-glycoprotein 7 isoform X4, whose translation MRSTVMKNLQTLNLLPILALASLFVKISESISLRPVLTGPDMAYLGSRVAFRCIAPDSSPPNAYELMRDGGVRVATVTVLQGDQPALFFLKIAATSEGSYHCKATAGRTTGVSNSIKLSVIIPPAITRVTSEPSPPVAYEGSHIVLSCNVTKGSHLSYTWFFNRKEVTSSTSPFFHITENKLVIEELTPELAGNYYCMAWSRVQDIRRFSSSSEVQVTVKVYVSKPRISFCISKEGASYIGNVTCWSTRGSPPVNFSLSIDDKEVGSVSATESLAVWFPVAMVPGLDMGVARCRVNTEVQDLMSEPVALEVVPVGGDVKVEVEYLYRDDSKLAVARLNCHVSRGTFPYISWLLNNSIFPSETHVDSHIPPVLSHCALADHGRTLVLAKLGPEESGYYSCRVRDSYDDSGPWVESASVLVQVTEVFMTTIEAISIGFCCFLLVTLAVGVGCVYKMLDHKRVCVPSSPSSDAHRLPAPTSLSRSRQGNTPSSDYDFQNQARQV comes from the exons GCGAATCAATCTCTCTTCGCCCAGTGCTGACTGGCCCTGACATGGCCTACCTCGGCTCAAGGGTGGCTTTCCGGTGTATTGCGCCGGACTCCTCTCCGCCAAACGCCTACGAGCTGATGAGGGATGGTGGTGTCCGGGTTGCCACAGTCACTGTCCTTCAAGGGGACCAACCTGCATTATTCTTCCTTAAGATCGCTGCAACATCAGAGGGGTCATACCACTGCAAGGCGACTGCAGGAAGAACCACAGGAGTCAGCAACAGCATCAAGCTGAGTGTAATCA TTCCACCAGCAATAACCAGAGTGACTTCTGAACCCTCTCCCCCAGTCGCATACGAGGGGTCACACATTGTACTGAGCTGCAACGTTACAAAGGGCTCCCACCTTTCCTACACCTGGTTTTTCAATAGGAAGGAAGTCACATCTTCAACATCTCCCTTCTTCCACATCACTGAGAACAAGCTAGTGATTGAGGAGTTGACTCCAGAGCTTGCTGGGAACTATTATTGCATGGCTTGGTCCAGGGTGCAGGACATCAGGAGGTTTTCCAGCAGCTCAGAGGTCCAGGTGACTGTCAAAG TCTATGTTTCAAAACCAAGGATCTCTTTCTGCATCTCCAAAGAGGGAGCCAGTTACATTGGCAACGTGACCTGCTGGTCAACAAGAGGGAGTCCTCCAGTCAACTTCTCTCTTTCAATAGATGACAAGGAAGTGGGATCTGTCTCAGCAACTGAATCCCTCGCTGTCTGGTTCCCTGTCGCAATGGTACCCGGGCTGGACATGGGTGTGGCTCGATGTCGGGTGAATACTGAGGTGCAGGACTTGATGAGTGAGCCTGTGGCTCTAGAAGTGG TCCCTGTCGGAGGTGATGTGAAAGTGGAGGTGGAGTATCTCTACAGAGATGACTCCAAACTGGCGGTTGCCAGGCTGAACTGTCATGTCAGCAGAGGAACTTTCCCTTACATCTCCTGGCTCTTGAACAACTCTATCTTCCCCTCTGAGACGCATGTAGACTCTCATATTCCGCCCGTCCTGTCTCACTGTGCTCTTGCTGACCATGGACGAACCCTTGTTCTGGCCAAGCTCGGCCCAGAGGAGTCTGGTTATTACAGCTGCAGGGTCAGGGACAGCTACGATGACTCAGGGCCCTGGGTGGAGAGTGCTTCCGTGCTAGTCCAAGTCACAG AGGTCTTCATGACCACCATAGAGGCCATTAGTATAGGGTTCTGCTGCTTCCTTCTCGTGACGTTGGCAGTGGGTGTAGGCTGTGTGTACAAGATGTTGGACCACAAGCGAG TGTGTGTGCCTTCCAGTCCCAGTTCTGATGCACATCGTCTGCCTGCACCCACGTCTCTGTCAAGAAGCAGACAGGGTAATACTCCCTCTTCAGACTATGATTTTCAGAATCAG GCACGACAAGTGTGA